In Trichoderma asperellum chromosome 1, complete sequence, a single window of DNA contains:
- a CDS encoding uncharacterized protein (EggNog:ENOG41~CAZy:GH92~SECRETED:SignalP(1-21)) translates to MRPSVEVLVSLNLLGSVPVYAAPPTGQKPGSGLSYVDPLIGTTNGGNVFAGATLPYGLAKASADVDGQNTGGFGLDGSNVVGFSSVHDSGTGGNPSLGNFPLFPQICPDDVLDNCNFRIGDRKLHYVNGSVDARPGHFGLQLESGIVANMTVSQHAALYRFTFPKASSKSHPLILLDLTDLWQSRQNASIQIDEKSGRMTGNGTFLPSFGAGSYVMHFCADFFGSNIHETGVWVNNRAGTEPKEIFLTRGFNLFFLEGGGFVRLDPPSDGTVTVRMGISYISSQQACQNAQREIPSPLKAFSGLVDNAQRAWEEKLSPISVKSGGATDDLLMSFWSGVYRNMISPQNYTGENPLWHSDKPYFDSFYCIWDSFRVQHPLLTILDPHAQTQMVEALLDIYKHEGWMPDCRMSLCKGWTQGGSNADVVITDAFVKNLSTTIDWELALEAVMADAENEPLEWSYHGRGGLHSWKSLNYIPYLDFDPYGFGTNSRSISRTLEYAYDDYCISELAGGLGRRDLQTKYQGRSMNWKNLWKADQTSFINGTDTGFKGFFQPKYLNGTWGFQDPIACSALAGFCSLTTNPSETFEASIWQYLFYVPHSVSSLISLLGGDDAMISRLDFFHTSGLADISNEPVFFTVFLYHYTGRPALSTERIHQYIPSSFNSSPGGLPGNDDSGAMGAFLTFSVMGLFPVAGQNVYLISPPFVEEISIRHAVTGKTATVRNVGFDASYKNIYVQSARVNGRPWTKSWIGHEFFTEGWTLELVLGAKESKWGTDLKDRPPSWSVSS, encoded by the exons ATGCGTCCAAGTGTCGAGGTCCTCGTCTCTCTTAATCTCTTGGGCAGCGTGCCTGTCTATGCAGCACCACCCACGGGCCAAAAGCCAGGCAGTGGCCTGTCTTACGTCGACCCATTGATTGGAACCACCAATGGAGGCAACGTCTTTGCCGGAGCAACGCTTCCCTACGGCCTCGCCAAAGCATCAGCCGACGTGGACGGCCAAAACACCGGAGGCTTTGGCTTAGACGGCAGCAACGTCGTCGGCTTCTCGAGCGTCCATGACAGCGGCACTGGAGGGAATCCCAGCCTGGGCAACTTCCCGCTGTTCCCGCAGATCTGCCCCGACGACGTGCTGGACAATTGCAACTTTCGCATCGGCGACAGGAAGCTCCATTATGTCAACGGCTCTGTTGATGCCCGGCCGGGGCATTTTGGCTTGCAGCTGGAGTCGGGCATTGTGGCCAACATGACCGTCTCACAGCATGCGGCGCTGTACCGCTTCACGTTCCCCAAGGCGAGCAGCAAAAGCCATCCGTTGATACTGCTGGACTTGACAGACTTGTGGCAGAGCCGGCAAAATGCCTCTATCCAGATTGACGAGAAGTCGGGCCGGATGACTGGCAACGGCACGTTTCTACCCAGCTTTGGCGCTGGATCATATGTGATGCATTTCTGTGCCGATTTCTTCGGCTCCAACATCCATGAAACGGGTGTTTGGGTAAATAACAGAGCAGGCACAGAGCCAAAGGAGATCTTCCTCACTCGCGGTTTCAACCTGTTCTTCCTAGAAGGCGGCGGTTTCGTCCGTCTAGATCCCCCTAGCGACGGCACCGTGACGGTGCGTATGGGCATCAGCTACATCAGCAGCCAACAGGCTTGCCAAAACGCTCAAAGGGAGATTCCCAGCCCGTTGAAGGCTTTTAGCGGGCTTGTTGATAACGCTCAAAGGGCTTGGGAAGAGAAGCTGAGCCCCATTTCGGTCAAGAGCGGCGGCGCGACGGACGATCTGTTGATGAGCTTCTGGAGCGGCGTGTATCGCAACATGATTTCGCCTCAGAATTACACGGGCGAGAATCCATTGTGGCATAGCGATAAGCCTTACTTTGATTCCTTTTACTG CATCTGGGACAGTTTCCGTGTACAGCACCCTCTGCTGACCATTCTCGATCCTCACGCCCAGACGCAGATGGTGGAGGCCCTACTTGACATTTACAAACACGAAGGCTGGATGCCAGACTGCCGCATGTCTCTCTGCAAGGGCTGGACTCAAGGCGGCTCCAACGCCGACGTGGTCATCACAGATGCATTTGTCAAGAACCTCAGCACGACCATTGACTGGGAGCTCGCCCTCGAAGCGGTCATGGCCGACGCCGAGAACGAGCCGCTGGAGTGGTCGTACCACGGCCGCGGCGGCCTCCACAGCTGGAAGAGCCTCAACTACATCCCCTACCTGGACTTTGACCCGTACGGCTTCGGGACCAACTCCCGCAGCATTTCGCGCACGCTCGAGTATGCGTACGATGACTATTGCATCTCGGAACTGGCGGGCGGGTTGGGCAGGCGTGATTTGCAGACCAAGTACCAGGGCCGAAGCATGAACTGGAAGAATCTGTGGAAAGCCGACCAGACTTCGTTCATTAACGGAACTGATACCGGTTTCAAGGGCTTCTTCCAGCCCAAGTACCTAAACGGAACATGGGGGTTCCAGGATCCCATTGCGTGTTCTGCCCTTGCGGGGTTCTGCTCCTTGACAACGAATCCTAGCGAAACTTTTGAAGCCAGTATCTGGCAATATCTCTT CTACGTCCCCCACTCAGTCTCATCTCTCATCTCTCTGCTGGGAGGCGATGATGCCATGATTTCTCGACTCGACTTCTTCCACACCTCGGGCCTCGCAGACATCTCCAACGAGCCCGTCTTCTTCACCGTCTTCCTCTACCACTACACTGGCCGGCCAGCGCTGTCGACCGAGCGCATCCACCAGTACATTCCCTCGTCCTTCAACTCGTCTCCGGGTGGCCTGCCCGGCAACGACGACTCGGGCGCCATGGGCGCGTTCCTCACATTCTCCGTCATGGGCCTGTTCCCCGTTGCGGGACAGAACGTGTACTTGATCTCGCCGCCGTTTGTCGAGGAGATTAGCATCAGACATGCCGTCACGGGCAAGACGGCTACGGTGAGGAATGTCGGGTTTGATGCCTCTTATAAGAACATCTATGTGCAGAGCGCAAGGGTTAATGGGAGGCCGTGGACGAAATCATGGATTGGACATGAGTTTTTCACGGAGGGATGGACGTTGGAGTTGGTGCTGGGGGCGAAGGAGTCGAAGTGGGGGACGGATCTGAAGGATAGACCGCCGAGTTGGTCGGTTAGCAGTTAG
- a CDS encoding uncharacterized protein (EggNog:ENOG41) — MAPHNDVEAFHQALRSSRRMLALCGAGLSASSGLPTFRGAGGYWRNYDSASLATVRAFRTDPGMVWLFYAYRRHLGLKAEPNPGHKALAALARRNLDFMCLTQNVDNLSQRAEHPSSQLKCLHGSLYDIKCSNESCDWIQKGNFDDPFCAALAPASVDMPNGEPLPLLDPYHRVKHITEDELPKCPKCKKGLQRPGVVWFGEDLDSAMMMDISAWMNTEPLDLMFVIGTSAQVYPAAGYIDKARKRGARIVTINPEAEDEAEMFKVKPGDFAFGKDAAEYLPILLEPVIGKPNEHGEFDMS, encoded by the exons ATGGCGCCTCACAACGACGTCGAGGCCTTCCACCAAGCGCTTCGGTCCAGCCGCCGAATGCTCGCCCTCTGTGGGGCCGGGCTGTCGGCCTCATCCGGCCTGCCCACCTTCCGTGGCGCCGGTGGATATTGGCGCAACTACGATTCCGCGAGCCTGGCCACCGTGCGGGCGTTCAGGACTGACCCGGGCATGGTCTGGCTGTTCTACGCCTACCGCAGGCACCTGGGGCTCAAGGCGGAGCCAAACCCGGGACACAAAGCcctggcggcgctggcaaGACGGAACTTGGACTTTATGTGCCTGACCCAGAACGTCGATA ACCTCTCACAGCGAGCTGAACATCCTTCTTCACAGCTAAAATGTCTTCATGGCTCCCTGTATGACATCAAGTGCTCGAACGAGAGCTGTGACTGGATACAAAAGGGAAACTTTGACGATCCTTTTTGCGCGGCGCTCGCCCCGGCCTCGGTGGACATGCCCAACGGCGAGCCCTTGCCACTACTAGACCCGTATCACCGTGTCAAGCACATCACCGAGGACGAGCTGCCAAAGTGTCCGAAATGCAAAAAAGGCCTGCAGCGCCCGGGCGTGGTGTGGTTTGGGGAGGATCTGGACTCTGCCATGATGATGGACATATCAGCGTGGATGAACACTGAGCCTCTG GATCTAATGTTCGTAATTGGCACGTCGGCACAAGTCTACCCGGCTGCTGGCTACATCGACAAGGCACGAAAGCGAGGCGCGCGCATAGTCACCATCAACCCGGAGGCGGAAGACGAAGCCGAAATGTTCAAGGTTAAACCTGGCGACTTTGCCTTTGGGAAAGACGCCGCGGAATATCTACCGATTCTGCTGGAACCTGTTATTGGCAAACCGAATGAGCATGGCGAGTTTGACATGTCATGA
- a CDS encoding uncharacterized protein (TransMembrane:1 (n5-16c21/22o378-396i)~EggNog:ENOG41~SECRETED:SignalP(1-21)~CAZy:GH16): MHSKTFTAAAVALAASTLVSAQTSTDCNPLQKTCPNDPAFGKNSGGCDFTKGACGNFDSLPGTSLSYNGNGAVFSISTETEAPTIRTGKYLFFGRIDVVVQAAAGVGIVTSAVLQSDDLDEIDWEWVGGDNAQAQTNYFSKGNTATYDRGAFHPVANPLTSFHTYSVEWTSQGVTWLIDNNVVRTLNAANAEGGAAGLPQTPMQVKLGTWVAGRKDAPQGTVEWAGGYTDFSKAPFLGYYKSISIVDYAGADAPTSKSVKEYIYSDHSGSWQSIKVELGDGSDDSSDSSSSAPASSQTKTKTSAAPTSAKASSTDAPSSTDAPSSSAAQATTLVSSTPTSSKPSSGGAAGNGTGSAQPTGSSKPSAPPTVPHSAGARSLATIGSVFAIGAGVAFALL; encoded by the exons ATGCACTCCAAGACTTtcaccgctgccgccgtggCCCTGGCCGCTTCCACCCTGGTCTCTGCTCAGACCTCAACTGACTGCAACCCTCTCCAGAAGA CCTGCCCCAACGACCCTGCTTTCGGCAAGAACTCAGGCGGTTGCGACTTCACCAAGGGCGCGTGCGGTAACTTCGATTCTCTCCCCGGCACCTCTCTCTCCTACAACGGCAACGGCgctgtcttctccatcagcaCCGAGACTGAGGCTCCCACCATCCGCACTGGCAAGTACCTCTTCTTCGGCCGCATCGATGTCGTTGTccaggccgccgccggcgtcGGTATCGTCACCTCTGCCGTTCTCCAGTCCGACGATCTTGACGAG ATCGACTGGGAGTGGGTTGGAGGCGACAACGCCCAGGCTCAGACCAACTACTTCAGCAAGGGCAACACTGCCACCTACGACCGTGGTGCTTTCCACCCCGTCGCCAACCCTCTTACTTCGTTCCACACCTACTCTGTTGAGTGGACTTCTCAGGGTGTCACCTGGTTGATCGACAACAACGTCGTCCGTACCCTGAACGCTGCCAACGCCGAGggtggcgctgctggtcTCCCCCAGACCCCTATGCAGGTCAAGCTTGGAACCTGGGTTGCTGGCCGCAAGGATGCTCCTCAGGGCACCGTCGAGTGGGCCGGTGGCTACACCGATTTCTCCAAGGCTCCTTTCCTCGGATACTACAAGAGCATCTCCATTGTCGACTACGCTGGTGCCGATGCCCCTACCTCCAAGAGCGTCAAGGAGTACATCTACAGCGACCACAGCGGCAGCTGGCAGAGCATCAAGGTCGAGCTTGGTGACGGCAGCGACGACAGCAGCGACAGCTCTTCGTCCGCCCCTGCTTCCAGCcagaccaagaccaagacctCTGCTGCCCCAACCTCCGCCAAGGCTTCTTCTACCGATGCTCCCAGCTCCACTGATGCTCCCAGCTCTTCCGCTGCCCAGGCCACTACCCTGGTTTCCTCTACTCCCACTTCTAGCAAGCCCAGCTctggtggcgctgctggcaacGGCACTGGCTCTGCTCAGCCTACCGGATCTTCCAAGCCCTCTGCTCCCCCTACCGTCCCCCACAGCGCTGGCGCCCGCAGCCTTGCTACCATCGGCAGTGTCTTCGCCATTGGCGCTGGTGTCGCCTTTGCTCTCCTGTAA
- a CDS encoding uncharacterized protein (EggNog:ENOG41~SECRETED:SignalP(1-22)), producing the protein MLSSIMPPYSALLLAAAGLAAAEGLTAMNLGEVLGRGVTAAGLGSSAFGVHAVTGTCGIGETDCDIGCMPLTGICCGLGNGAYCDIGYSCVSDGCCPVGKVCTGEPTGCEGDRDLCGEFCVPKGTCTSGGGGGGGGGGGGGGSGGGDGGCPTGYVACDDECMPSGSVCCHNGYHCDAGQTCTADFQCQLGSGGGGSGGGSGGNGGDNQSSSPGDSFTSEGSGGSSGHQTSYSLSPDPQPTNAPTQSNPFGGSGGDDNTSNPFPPVTSGDSRPSPTDNGSPFTSNAGPAITSDVGRPTTTAASRPTSTNGANSDAIGSSNFLVGLLAFIPFVL; encoded by the coding sequence ATGCTTTCCTCGATTATGCCTCCTTACTCTGCCCTCCTCCTGGCTGCGGCCGggctcgccgccgccgaaggTTTGACGGCGATGAACCTCGGAGAAGTCCTCGGTCGAGGTGTAACTGCCGCCGGCCTGGGCTCTTCGGCCTTTGGCGTCCACGCAGTCACTGGTACTTGTGGCATCGGAGAGACAGATTGTGATATCGGCTGTATGCCTTTGACCGGCATCTGCTGTGGCTTAGGCAACGGCGCTTACTGCGACATTGGCTACTCATGTGTTAGCGATGGCTGCTGTCCTGTTGGGAAAGTTTGCACGGGCGAGCCTACAGGCTGCGAAGGAGACCGTGACCTTTGCGGAGAGTTTTGCGTGCCCAAGGGAACTTGTACttcaggaggaggaggtggtggaggaggaggaggtggtggtggtggtagcggaggcggcgatggaggCTGCCCTACCGGATATGTGGCCTGTGATGACGAATGCATGCCCTCTGGCAGTGTCTGCTGCCACAATGGCTACCACTGCGATGCTGGACAAACATGCACAGCTGATTTCCAGTGCCAACTTGGtagcggtggtggtggtagcggcggcggctctgGTGGTAACGGCGGCGACAACCAATCTTCATCCCCTGGCGACTCTTTCACGAGCGAAGGGTCTGGTGGTTCTTCAGGCCATCAAACCAGCTACAGCCTCTCACCAGACCCTCAGCCAACGAATGCTCCCACCCAGTCAAACCCCTTTGGCGGATCCGGCGGCGATGACAACACTTCTAATCCTTTCCCTCCTGTCACCTCTGGTGATAGTCGGCCCAGCCCTACCGATAACGGCTCGCCCTTCACTTCAAATGCTGGCCCTGCCATCACTTCTGACGTCGGCCGCCCTACTACGACTGCTGCCTCTCGCCCGACCAGCACTAACGGCGCCAACAGCGATGCGATCGGCTCTTCCAACTTCCTCGTTGGTCTTCTCGCCTTCATCCCCTTTGTTCTATAA
- a CDS encoding uncharacterized protein (EggNog:ENOG41~MEROPS:MER0192051), with translation MPSLPPPRAALRAGRTTTALFLRPQSHLSFSTSSRTRLPASFSGNSGSFGGPLPSYFQKPRLPANTIIRFVPQQTAWIVERMGKFSRILEPGLAILAPVIDRIAYVKSLKEVAIEIPSQSAITADNVTLDLDGVLYTRVFDAYKASYGVEDAEYAISQLAQTTMRSEIGQLSLDHVLKERAALNINITAAINEAAQAWGVTCLRYEIRDIHAPGAVVEAMHRQVTAERSKRAEILESEGQRQSAINIAEGRKQSVILASEAMRAERINEADGEAEAILLKARATAEGIDAVAASILKGAHGAQGAMSLTVAEKYVEAFSKLAKEGTAVVVPGNVGDISGMIATGLNVYGKVSEAQAKVLAKQLTSPSSPSREGESATPSAETPTEELAQENKGDLKDKVLESFNQVAGKK, from the exons ATGCCTTCACTACCGCCGCCCAGGGCCGCCCTCCGCGCGGGGAGAACAACCACGGCCCTCTTTCTGCGCCCCCAATCGCACCTCTCCTTCTCGACATCCTCGCGCACTCGTCTCCCCGCCAGCTTCTCCGGTAACAGTGGCAGCTTCGGCGGCCCTCTGCCCTCGTACTTCCAGAAACCTCGGTTGCCCGCCAACACCATTATACGGTTTGTGCCGCAGCAGACAGCATGGATTGTTGAGCGAATGGGAAAGTTTAGCCGCATCTTAGAGCCCGGATTGGCAATTCTGGCTCCGGTGATTGATCGGATTGCGTACGTCAAGAGCCTGAAGGAAGTGGCCATTGAGATTCCGAGTCAGAGTGCGATTACGGCCGACAACGTAACATTGGATCTGGACGGTGTTCTGTATACAAGAGTGTTTGATGCGTACAAGGCTAG CTACGGAGTCGAAGATGCCGAATATGCCATCTCCCAGCTCGCCCAGACCACGATGCGATCAGAAATCGGCCAGCTCTCCCTCGACCATGTTCTCAAGGAGCGTGCTGCGCTAAACATCAACATTACCGCCGCTATCAACGAAGCTGCCCAAGCATGGGGAGTCACCTGCCTGCGTTATGAGATCCGAGATATTCACGCCCCTGGAGCCGTCGTCGAGGCCATGCACCGCCAAGTTACCGCCGAGCGTTCCAAGCGTGCCGAGATTCTCGAGTCCGAAGGTCAGCGTCAGAGTGCCATCAACATTGCCGAGGGTCGGAAACAGAGCGTCATTCTCGCCTCAGAGGCTATGCGTGCCGAGCGCATCAACGAAGCCGATGGTGAGGCCGAAGCTATTTTGCTCAAAGCCCGAGCAACTGCCGAGGGTATTGATGCTGTGGCGGCAAGCATCCTCAAGGGTGCCCACGGAGCCCAGGGCGCCATGAGCCTGACAGTGGCCGAGAAGTACGTCGAGGCCTTCAGCAAGCTTGCCAAGGAGGGCACGGCAGTGGTCGTCCCTGGAAACGTTGGCGACATTAGCGGCATGATTGCCACTGGTCTAAACGTGTACGGAAAAGTCAGCGAAGCTCAGGCAAAGGTCTTGGCCAAGCAGCTTAcctcgccgtcttctcccagcagagaaggagaaagcgCTACGCCATCTGCTGAGACGCCGACAGAAGAACTTGCTCAGGAGAACAAGGGAGATCTGAAGGACAAGGTCCTGGAGAGCTTTAACCAGGTTGCAGGGaagaaataa
- the SPM2 gene encoding Ubiquitin-conjugating enzyme spm2 (BUSCO:EOG092D45DK) has translation MSAKVPRNFRLLEELEKGEKGLGAEACSYGLEDGEDLLMSNWNGTILGPPHSAHENRIYSLKMHCGDNYPDEPPSIQFVSQVNLPCVNPHNGVVDPKQLPCLAQWKRDNTMEMVLIELRRYMASPANKKIPQPPEGSTYS, from the exons ATGTCTGCCAAGGTCCCGCGCAACTTCCGCCTGCTGGAAGAGCTCGAAAAGGGCGAAAAGGGTCTCGGAGCTGAAGCCTGCAGCTACGGCTtggaagatggcgaggaCCTGCTCATGTCCAACTGGAACGGCACCATCTTGGGGCCTCCGCAT TCCGCACACGAGAACCGCATCTACAGCCTGAAAATGCACTGTGGCGATAACTATCCCGACGAGCCCCCCTCCATCCAGTTCGTCAGCCAAGTCAACCTCCCCTGCGTTAACCCTCACAACGGCGTCGTCGACCCGAAGCAGCTCCCCTGCCTGGCCCAGTGGAAGCGTGACAACACTATGGAGATGGTCCTGATTGAGCTGCGAAG ATATATGGCCTCTCCCGCGAACAAAAAGATTCCCCAGCCCCCTGAAGGCTCTACATACTCATAA